From the Oryza glaberrima chromosome 5, OglaRS2, whole genome shotgun sequence genome, one window contains:
- the LOC127773661 gene encoding protein disulfide isomerase-like 2-1 isoform X2 — translation MATPQISRKALASLLLLVAAAAAVSTASADDVLALTESTFEKEVGQDRAALVEFYAPWCGHCKKLAPEYEKLGASFKKAKSVLIAKVDCDEHKSVCSKYGVSGYPTIQWFPKGSLEPKKYEGQRTAEALAEYVNSEAATNVKIAAVPSSVVVLTPETFDSVVLDETKDVLVEFYAPWCGHCKHLAPIYEKLASVYKQDEGVVIANLDADKHTALAEKYGVSGFPTLKFFPKGNKAGEDYDGGRELDDFVKFINEKCGTSRDSKGQLTSEAGIVESLAPLVKEFLGAANDKRKEALSKMEEDVAKLTGPAAKYGKIYVNSAKKIMEKGSEYTKKESERLQRMLEKSISPSKADEFVIKKNILSTFSS, via the exons ATGGCGACTCCTCAGATCTCGCGCAAAgccctcgcctccctcctcctcctcgtcgccgccgccgccgcggtctcCACCGCGTCCGCCGACGACGTGCTCGCCCTCACCGAGTCCACCTTCGAGAAGGAGGTCGGCCAGGaccgcgccgccctcgtcgaGTTCTACGCGCCATG GTGTGGTCACTGCAAGAAGCTTGCCCCTGAATACGAAAAACTCGGTGCAAGTTTCAAGAAAGCCAAATCAGTCCTAATTGCGAAG GTTGACTGTGATGAGCACAAGAGTGTGTGCAGCAAGTATGGAGTTTCTGGGTACCCCACAATCCAATGGTTCCCCAAAGGTTCCTTGGAGCCCAAGAA GTATGAAGGTCAACGTACCGCGGAAGCCCTTGCAGAATATGTTAACTCTGAAGCAG CCACCAATGTAAAGATAGCTGCAGTTCCTTCTAGTGTCGTGGTTCTTACCCCAGAGACCTTCGACTCTGTTGTCCTTGATGAAACCAAAGATGTCCTTGTAGAGTTCTATGCCCCATG GTGCGGTCACTGCAAGCATCTTGCTCCG ATTTATGAGAAGCTAGCTTCTGTTTATAAGCAAGATGAGGGTGTTGTTATTGCCAATCTTGATGCTGACAAACACACTGCCTTGGCAGAGAA GTATGGAGTTTCTGGTTTCCCCACATTGAAATTCTTCCCAAAGGGAAACAAAGCTGGTGAAGATTATGATGGCGGTCGCGAGTTGGATGACTTCGTCAAGTTTATTAATGAGAAATGTGGAACCAGCCGTGATTCAAAGGGTCAGCTTACTTCAGAG GCTGGCATTGTCGAAAGCTTGGCTCCTCTTGTGAAGGAGTTCCTTGGTGCAGCAAATGATAAGCGGAAAGAAGCCCTCTCCAAAATGGAAGAGGATGTTGCGAAGCTCACTGGCCCTGCTGCCAA GTACGGAAAGATCTATGTGAACTCTGCAAAGAAGATCATGGAGAAGGGCTCTGAATACACTAAGAAGGAATCTGAGAGGCTTCAACGCATGTTGGAGAAG TCGATCAGTCCTTCCAAAGCCGATGAATTCGTCATCAAGAAGAACATCCTTTCGACTTTCTCCTCTTAA
- the LOC127773661 gene encoding protein disulfide isomerase-like 2-1 isoform X1, which translates to MATPQISRKALASLLLLVAAAAAVSTASADDVLALTESTFEKEVGQDRAALVEFYAPWCGHCKKLAPEYEKLGASFKKAKSVLIAKVDCDEHKSVCSKYGVSGYPTIQWFPKGSLEPKKYEGQRTAEALAEYVNSEAATNVKIAAVPSSVVVLTPETFDSVVLDETKDVLVEFYAPWCGHCKHLAPIYEKLASVYKQDEGVVIANLDADKHTALAEKYGVSGFPTLKFFPKGNKAGEDYDGGRELDDFVKFINEKCGTSRDSKGQLTSEAGIVESLAPLVKEFLGAANDKRKEALSKMEEDVAKLTGPAANRYGKIYVNSAKKIMEKGSEYTKKESERLQRMLEKSISPSKADEFVIKKNILSTFSS; encoded by the exons ATGGCGACTCCTCAGATCTCGCGCAAAgccctcgcctccctcctcctcctcgtcgccgccgccgccgcggtctcCACCGCGTCCGCCGACGACGTGCTCGCCCTCACCGAGTCCACCTTCGAGAAGGAGGTCGGCCAGGaccgcgccgccctcgtcgaGTTCTACGCGCCATG GTGTGGTCACTGCAAGAAGCTTGCCCCTGAATACGAAAAACTCGGTGCAAGTTTCAAGAAAGCCAAATCAGTCCTAATTGCGAAG GTTGACTGTGATGAGCACAAGAGTGTGTGCAGCAAGTATGGAGTTTCTGGGTACCCCACAATCCAATGGTTCCCCAAAGGTTCCTTGGAGCCCAAGAA GTATGAAGGTCAACGTACCGCGGAAGCCCTTGCAGAATATGTTAACTCTGAAGCAG CCACCAATGTAAAGATAGCTGCAGTTCCTTCTAGTGTCGTGGTTCTTACCCCAGAGACCTTCGACTCTGTTGTCCTTGATGAAACCAAAGATGTCCTTGTAGAGTTCTATGCCCCATG GTGCGGTCACTGCAAGCATCTTGCTCCG ATTTATGAGAAGCTAGCTTCTGTTTATAAGCAAGATGAGGGTGTTGTTATTGCCAATCTTGATGCTGACAAACACACTGCCTTGGCAGAGAA GTATGGAGTTTCTGGTTTCCCCACATTGAAATTCTTCCCAAAGGGAAACAAAGCTGGTGAAGATTATGATGGCGGTCGCGAGTTGGATGACTTCGTCAAGTTTATTAATGAGAAATGTGGAACCAGCCGTGATTCAAAGGGTCAGCTTACTTCAGAG GCTGGCATTGTCGAAAGCTTGGCTCCTCTTGTGAAGGAGTTCCTTGGTGCAGCAAATGATAAGCGGAAAGAAGCCCTCTCCAAAATGGAAGAGGATGTTGCGAAGCTCACTGGCCCTGCTGCCAA CAGGTACGGAAAGATCTATGTGAACTCTGCAAAGAAGATCATGGAGAAGGGCTCTGAATACACTAAGAAGGAATCTGAGAGGCTTCAACGCATGTTGGAGAAG TCGATCAGTCCTTCCAAAGCCGATGAATTCGTCATCAAGAAGAACATCCTTTCGACTTTCTCCTCTTAA